From a single Osmerus mordax isolate fOsmMor3 chromosome 6, fOsmMor3.pri, whole genome shotgun sequence genomic region:
- the erfl3 gene encoding LOW QUALITY PROTEIN: ETS domain-containing transcription factor ERF (The sequence of the model RefSeq protein was modified relative to this genomic sequence to represent the inferred CDS: inserted 2 bases in 1 codon): protein MNYDKLSRALRYYYNKRILHKTKGKRFTYKFNFNKLVLVNYPFIDMGSTGSGVPQSAPPVPTGASSHFRFPPSTPSDVLSPNEDLRSPGGVFSAVARRMARGSVSDCSDGTSVNSEIEESNGGGGEERGGERGLGGGGGVGGGYRSIIHPRLSHESLFRMYGGPGNPAHAGPRGPPGHRGHPDSMSPFPVSPLPGPGGGAGLLAPPLSPALSMTPSSHLPYSPSPSLSPMLGSHFSFNPEDMKRYLQAHTQSVYNYHLSPRAFLHYPNIIIPQPHRAAPEKSSLAPERGGGGGGGERGGGGERGGGAERHNSHHHPSALSHAHPPHPHSAHPHPHPHSHPIHHPLHLGEEPPHMSPFKFKLQPPPLGKKQREGQGHGCGGNPRQGSLSSGSGSLSSTSGLGSSLSFGSDLSAAGGSGLVSNSSSTGSLNSTGLPKIKVEPISDIESEEEVEVTDISDDDHDDEYDLFYARHPHHARLRGLPHYPPNGLAPGHHPHDLAPGHHHPHDGEDLDEDVFKAPAPPPPGLLPFFTSAHAPRGGPXPLPALKSEPAEPGDSTPPPPPPPHSAGPAPTKCIPLKLRFKRRWSEDQRMEASLEESDDKKVRGEEKGRNGEGMETEENGSGDGDSPPPLGGYECPPPPLAHRRVTSDLHRATAQLSLESKDC, encoded by the exons ATGAACTACGACAAGCTGAGCCGGGCCCTGAG GTATTACTATAACAAGAGAATCCTCCACAAGACCAAGGGCAAGAGGTTCACCTACAAGTTCAACTTCAACAAGCTGGTCTTGGTCAACTACCCCTTCATCGACATGGGCTCCACTG ggaGTGGGGTACCCCAGAGCGCCCCTCCCGTCCCCACCGGCGCCTCCAGCCACTTCCGCTTCCCGCCCTCCACGCCCTCCGACGTGCTCTCGCCCAATGAGGACCTGCGCAGCCCCGGGGGCGTGTTCAGCGCCGTGGCCCGGCGAATGGCGCGCGGCTCCGTGAGCGACTGCAGCGACGGCACCTCGGTCAACTCCGAGATCGAGGAGAGcaacgggggcgggggggaggagcggggcGGGGAGCGGGGgctgggcgggggagggggcgtgGGAGGGGGCTACAGGAGCATCATCCACCCCCGTCTCTCCCACGAGTCGCTGTTCCGCATGTACGGCGGCCCGGGGAACCCCGCTCACGCCGGCCCCCGAGGGCCCCCCGGCCACCGGGGCCACCCCGACTCCATGTCCCCCTTCCCCGTGTCCCCCCTGCCCGGGCCCGGAGGCGGGGCGGGCTTACTGGCCCCCCCGCTGTCCCCGGCCCTGTCCATGACCCcgtcctcccacctcccctactccccctccccctccctgtcccccatgCTGGGCTCCCACTTCTCCTTCAACCCCGAGGACATGAAGCGCTACCTGCAGGCCCACACCCAGAGCGTGTACAACTACCACCTCAGCCCCCGCGCCTTCCTTCACTACCCCAACATCATCATCCCCCAGCCCCACCGCGCCGCGCCCGAGAAGAGCTCACTGGCcccggagaggggaggaggagggggcggcggcgagaggggagggggcggcGAGCGGGGAGGCGGAGCTGAGCGCCACAACAGCCACCACCACCCGTCGGCGCTGTCCcacgcccaccccccccacccgcacTCGGCCCACccgcacccccaccctcactcccaCCCCATCCACCACCCGCTGCACCTGGGCGAGGAGCCGCCGCACATGTCGCCCTTCAAGTTCAAGCTGCAGCCGCCGCCGCTGGGGAAGAAGCAGCGGGAAGGCCAGGGCCACGGGTGCGGGGGCAACCCCAGGCAAGGCTCGCTGTCGTCGGGCTCCGGCTCGCTGTCCTCCACCTCGGGCCTGGGCTCGTCCCTGTCGTTCGGCAGTGACCTGAGCGCGGCCGGCGGCTCCGGCCTGGTGtccaactcctcctccaccggctCCCTCAACAGCACCGGCCTGCCCAAGATCAAG GTGGAGCCCATTTCCGACATCGAGtccgaggaggaggtggaggtcacCGACATCAGCGATGACGACCATGATGACGAGTACGACCTCTTCTACGCCCGCCACCCCCACCACGCCCGCCTCCGGGGTCTCCCCCACTACCCCCCCAACGGCCTGGCCCCCGGCCACCACCCCCACGACCTGGCCCCcggccaccaccacccccacgacGGCGAGGACCTGGACGAGGACGTGTTCAAGGCCCCCGCGCCACCCCCCCCGGGCCTGCTGCCCTTCTTCACCTCCGCGCACGCCCCCCGCGgcggccc ccccctccccgccctgaAGAGCGAGCCGGCCGAGCCGGGGGACTCCaccccgccgccgccgccgccccccCACAGCGccggccccgcccccaccaAGTGCATCCCACTGAAGCTGCGGTTCAAGCGGCGCTGGAGCGAGGACCAGCGCATGGAGGCGTCCCTGGAGGAGTCTGACGACAAGAAGGtgcggggggaggagaaggggaggaatggggaagggatggagacggaggagaacGGCAGCGGGGACGGGGACAGCCCGCCCCCCTTGGGGGGGTACGaatgccccccgccccccctggcaCACAGGagggtgacctctgacctgcaccGTGCCACCGCCCAACTGTCTCTAGAGAGCAAGGActgctga